A genomic segment from Archangium lipolyticum encodes:
- a CDS encoding metallophosphoesterase yields MVPLRFVIFFGMLSLVVVSGHIYLYRRLFRDTAAHRAWRRAGVGVMAVLASAILGSRVLTHFFPSTPTFAFANLGWYWMGTATYLLLAVLSLGGVRKLSGWLERRRAGKVEPAPVSEERRQFLARASAGAALAATGGMASYGVWRAFTPPVVNEVAVRLPGLPKALDGFTIVQLSDVHVGPLIQRRFMDAVVAQTNGLKGDLVCITGDLVDGSVEELGFAAGALRNLRSRYGTYFCTGNHEYYSGDEEWTEALTRMGMTVLRNRHVPIGEPGASFDLVGVDDWGAQRSGYPRARSYDLAAATAGRDPSRAAVLLAHQPSGWRELAQKAGMGLQLSGHTHGGQFFPFNLVVSAIWEHPAGLFREGDSHLYVSRGTGFWGPPLRVAAPPEIVKVTLLA; encoded by the coding sequence ATGGTTCCGCTGCGCTTCGTCATCTTCTTCGGCATGCTGTCACTGGTGGTGGTGTCCGGCCACATCTACCTCTACCGGCGTCTCTTCCGTGACACGGCGGCGCACCGCGCCTGGCGCCGGGCCGGCGTGGGGGTGATGGCGGTGCTGGCCTCGGCGATCCTCGGCTCGCGGGTGCTGACGCACTTCTTCCCCTCGACGCCGACGTTCGCCTTCGCCAACCTGGGCTGGTACTGGATGGGGACGGCCACCTACCTGCTGCTGGCGGTGCTGTCGCTGGGAGGCGTGCGCAAGCTCTCCGGGTGGCTGGAGCGGCGGCGGGCGGGGAAGGTGGAGCCGGCCCCCGTGTCCGAGGAGCGGCGGCAGTTCCTCGCGCGGGCGAGCGCGGGGGCGGCGCTGGCGGCCACCGGAGGCATGGCCAGCTACGGCGTGTGGCGCGCCTTCACGCCACCGGTGGTGAACGAGGTGGCGGTGCGGCTGCCCGGGCTGCCCAAGGCGCTGGACGGCTTCACCATCGTCCAGCTGAGTGACGTGCACGTCGGTCCCCTCATCCAGCGCCGCTTCATGGACGCGGTGGTGGCGCAGACCAACGGGTTGAAGGGAGACCTGGTGTGCATCACCGGGGACCTGGTGGACGGCAGCGTGGAGGAGCTGGGCTTCGCGGCGGGGGCGCTGAGGAACCTGCGCTCGAGGTACGGCACGTACTTCTGCACGGGCAACCACGAGTACTACTCGGGAGACGAGGAGTGGACCGAGGCGCTCACGCGCATGGGGATGACGGTGCTGCGCAACCGCCACGTGCCCATCGGCGAGCCGGGCGCCTCGTTCGACCTGGTGGGAGTGGATGACTGGGGAGCGCAGCGCTCGGGCTATCCGCGCGCGCGCAGCTATGACCTGGCGGCGGCCACGGCGGGGAGGGACCCGTCACGCGCGGCGGTGCTGCTGGCGCATCAGCCGAGCGGCTGGCGCGAGCTCGCGCAGAAGGCGGGCATGGGACTGCAGCTCTCCGGACACACGCATGGAGGACAGTTCTTCCCCTTCAACCTGGTGGTGTCCGCCATCTGGGAGCACCCCGCCGGATTGTTCCGCGAGGGAGACAGCCACCTGTACGTGAGCCGGGGAACGGGCTTCTGGGGCCCGCCGCTGCGCGTGGCGGCACCTCCGGAGATCGTCAAGGTGACGCTGCTCGCCTGA
- a CDS encoding TIGR01777 family oxidoreductase, with product MKVALTGASGFIGPHLVRRLLEKGHTVHVLARDVKRALARLPEGVSGSFYDAVTPLSPEALGGAEAVVHLAGEPVAQRWTESARQRIHDSRVVGTRLLVEAMKAAGTVRHFVSASAIGVYGDERGAEPLTESSSLGDDFLARVCRAWEAEALEADTAGIRTVVPRIGVVLHPEGGAMKQMLPVFRLGVGGRMGSGRQYMSWVHRDDTLGMLLFALEQEELRGPMNVTAPEPVTNADFTRALGAALGRPAVLPVPSLALKVAFGEMSRVVLGGQRVLPRLALESGYRFQHPELPETLRSLVG from the coding sequence GTGAAGGTGGCGCTCACCGGGGCGAGCGGCTTCATCGGCCCCCACCTCGTGCGGCGGCTGTTGGAGAAGGGCCACACGGTGCACGTGCTCGCGCGGGACGTGAAGCGCGCGCTGGCGCGGCTGCCGGAGGGGGTGAGCGGCTCCTTCTACGACGCGGTCACGCCGCTGTCGCCGGAAGCACTGGGAGGCGCCGAGGCGGTGGTGCACCTGGCGGGCGAGCCGGTGGCGCAACGTTGGACGGAGAGCGCACGCCAGCGCATCCACGACAGCCGCGTGGTGGGCACGCGGCTGCTGGTGGAGGCCATGAAGGCGGCGGGCACGGTGCGGCACTTCGTGTCCGCCTCGGCCATCGGCGTCTACGGAGACGAGCGGGGCGCGGAGCCACTCACGGAGAGCAGCTCGCTGGGGGACGACTTCCTCGCGAGGGTGTGCCGGGCCTGGGAGGCCGAGGCGCTGGAGGCGGACACGGCGGGCATCCGCACGGTGGTGCCACGCATCGGCGTGGTGCTGCACCCGGAGGGCGGCGCGATGAAGCAGATGCTGCCCGTCTTCCGCCTGGGCGTGGGCGGGCGCATGGGCTCGGGACGGCAGTACATGAGCTGGGTGCACCGTGACGACACGCTCGGGATGCTGCTCTTCGCGCTGGAGCAGGAGGAGCTGCGCGGGCCGATGAACGTGACGGCGCCGGAGCCGGTGACGAACGCGGACTTCACCCGGGCGCTGGGAGCGGCGCTGGGCCGGCCGGCCGTGCTGCCGGTGCCCTCGCTGGCGCTGAAGGTGGCGTTCGGGGAGATGTCCCGGGTGGTGCTGGGAGGCCAGCGGGTGCTGCCCAGGCTCGCGCTGGAGTCCGGCTACCGCTTCCAGCACCCCGAGCTGCCGGAGACGCTGCGGTCGCTCGTGGGGTGA
- a CDS encoding peroxiredoxin family protein translates to MLTIALLATSPALATTTRTGPMDATLRGSDGKEVALSRWRGKPVILFYEDRHSTTLNGSLKDALFSRGQALGLLDAAWVVAVANLESFDFFPARGIALSHVREEEKKWGIPILVDLKGTLGVAPWNLPTKTSSVLLMDGAGTVVYRYSGRMNEQERETFFQALSTLLGREIPQEAHP, encoded by the coding sequence TGTTGGCCACGAGCCCCGCGCTCGCCACCACGACCCGGACGGGACCGATGGACGCAACCTTGCGGGGTTCGGATGGAAAGGAAGTGGCGCTGTCGCGGTGGCGGGGAAAACCCGTCATTCTCTTCTATGAGGATCGCCACTCCACGACACTCAACGGAAGCCTCAAGGATGCCCTCTTCTCGCGGGGGCAGGCGCTCGGCTTGCTGGACGCCGCGTGGGTGGTGGCGGTGGCCAATCTCGAGTCCTTCGACTTCTTCCCCGCGAGGGGAATCGCCCTCTCTCACGTGAGGGAGGAGGAGAAGAAGTGGGGCATTCCCATTCTCGTGGACCTCAAGGGAACGCTCGGCGTGGCACCGTGGAACCTGCCGACGAAGACATCCTCGGTGCTGCTGATGGATGGCGCGGGCACCGTGGTGTACCGATACTCCGGCCGTATGAATGAACAGGAGCGGGAGACCTTCTTCCAAGCGCTCAGCACCCTGCTCGGCCGGGAGATTCCCCAGGAGGCACACCCGTGA